Proteins found in one Erythrobacter sp. 3-20A1M genomic segment:
- a CDS encoding TonB-dependent siderophore receptor, translating to MKLHRYALPLPILAAALAMPAQAQEAQEPGLTPNEIVVIAQRINATEVRASGDLGVLGDKDSLDVPFVVRTFDESLILNQQPLTLGEVLENDPSVRTTYAFGNAAEQFVIRGFPLYGDDVGMNGLYGITPRQLVAPELYSGVQVLNGANAFLNGAAPGGTGIGGNVTLQLKRAGERPITRLTASYLSGAHFGGSADVARRFGADGQFGVRINGAYRSGDVAVDDEFRRTIVGGASFDWSTNNLRVTLDGAYQRYEVNRLRPQVVIGNGAIPEVPEADLNYGPAFASTELRDIFGLARIEYDVADNAMLYVTGGALDGNEQGTYAGITVTDAATGAATISPSIIPARINNEAVEAGLRVRLGETITHEFNFGGNMNWQQFRTAYDFRSGYATNLYAPVDAPISGTSTFFSGDLDDPNPSARSIQLSAFASDTIGLWDDRILLTGGLRLQEITQKSYNVANGDLTSRLSSDAVTPVIGLVVKPTERISLFANRIEGLQPGTRAPVSGIDPDNTGAGQLPVTNGGQALAPARSVQYEVGGKIGFDRLQASLALYQIEQPSFYLAADPDVAGSLRFGSYGEQRNRGIELFVTAQPVDGLRLIAGGSVVDAKLRRTPGGANEGNDALGVPDYTLNANVEWDLPFVPGFTLTGRVIHTGEQAANVTNTSYLDDWTTLDLGARYVLATGGVPLTLRFGVDNVTNERFWSSSYSAFASGDTARLLQGRPRTYRGSVTVDF from the coding sequence ATGAAACTGCACCGTTACGCCCTGCCGCTGCCGATCCTCGCCGCCGCGCTCGCCATGCCCGCCCAGGCGCAGGAGGCGCAGGAGCCGGGCCTGACCCCGAACGAGATCGTCGTCATCGCGCAGCGCATCAACGCGACCGAGGTGAGGGCGAGCGGCGATCTGGGCGTGCTGGGGGACAAGGATTCGCTCGACGTGCCGTTCGTCGTGCGCACCTTCGACGAAAGCCTGATCCTGAACCAGCAGCCGCTGACGCTGGGCGAGGTGCTGGAGAACGATCCGTCGGTGCGCACCACCTACGCCTTCGGCAATGCGGCGGAGCAGTTCGTGATCCGCGGCTTCCCGCTCTACGGCGACGATGTGGGTATGAACGGCCTGTACGGCATCACCCCGCGCCAGCTGGTCGCGCCGGAGCTCTATTCGGGCGTGCAGGTGCTGAACGGGGCGAACGCCTTCCTCAACGGAGCGGCGCCGGGCGGCACCGGGATCGGCGGCAATGTGACGCTGCAATTGAAGCGCGCGGGCGAGCGCCCGATCACGCGCCTGACCGCCAGCTATCTCTCGGGCGCGCATTTCGGCGGCAGCGCGGATGTCGCTCGCCGCTTCGGCGCGGACGGGCAATTCGGCGTGCGGATCAACGGCGCCTATCGCAGCGGCGACGTGGCGGTGGACGACGAGTTTCGCCGCACCATCGTGGGCGGCGCGTCGTTCGACTGGAGCACCAACAATCTGCGCGTGACGCTCGACGGCGCGTACCAGCGCTACGAGGTCAACCGGCTGCGCCCGCAGGTGGTGATCGGCAACGGCGCCATTCCGGAGGTGCCGGAGGCCGATCTCAATTACGGCCCGGCCTTCGCCAGCACCGAGCTGCGCGACATCTTCGGCCTGGCGCGGATCGAGTACGACGTGGCGGACAACGCCATGCTCTACGTCACCGGCGGCGCGCTGGATGGCAACGAGCAGGGGACCTATGCCGGTATCACGGTGACCGACGCCGCGACCGGCGCGGCCACGATCAGCCCCTCCATCATTCCCGCGCGCATCAACAACGAGGCGGTCGAAGCGGGCCTGCGCGTCCGCCTGGGCGAGACGATCACGCACGAGTTCAATTTCGGCGGCAATATGAACTGGCAGCAATTCCGCACCGCCTACGATTTCCGCAGCGGCTACGCGACCAATCTCTACGCGCCGGTCGATGCGCCGATTTCCGGCACCAGCACGTTCTTCAGCGGCGATCTGGACGATCCCAACCCCAGCGCGCGCTCGATCCAGTTGAGCGCCTTCGCCTCCGACACGATCGGGCTGTGGGACGACCGCATCCTGCTGACCGGCGGGCTGCGGCTGCAGGAGATCACGCAGAAGAGCTACAATGTCGCGAACGGCGACCTGACCAGCCGGTTGAGCAGTGACGCGGTGACCCCCGTCATCGGCCTTGTGGTGAAGCCGACCGAGCGCATCTCGCTGTTCGCCAACCGGATCGAGGGGCTGCAGCCCGGCACGCGCGCGCCGGTTAGCGGGATCGATCCCGACAATACCGGGGCGGGGCAATTGCCGGTGACCAATGGCGGCCAGGCGCTCGCGCCCGCGCGCTCGGTCCAGTACGAGGTCGGCGGGAAGATCGGGTTCGACCGCCTGCAGGCGAGCCTCGCGCTGTACCAGATCGAGCAGCCCAGCTTCTACCTCGCGGCCGATCCGGACGTGGCGGGAAGCCTGCGCTTCGGCAGCTATGGCGAACAGCGTAATCGCGGGATCGAGCTGTTCGTGACCGCGCAGCCGGTCGATGGCCTGCGCCTGATCGCGGGCGGATCGGTGGTCGATGCGAAGCTGCGGCGCACGCCGGGCGGCGCGAACGAAGGCAACGACGCGCTGGGCGTGCCGGACTATACCCTCAACGCCAATGTCGAATGGGACCTGCCCTTCGTGCCCGGCTTCACGCTGACCGGCCGGGTGATCCACACCGGGGAGCAGGCGGCGAACGTCACCAACACCAGCTATCTGGACGACTGGACCACGCTCGATCTGGGCGCGCGATACGTGCTGGCGACGGGCGGCGTCCCGCTCACCCTGCGCTTCGGCGTCGACAACGTGACCAATGAGCGGTTCTGGAGCTCGTCCTACAGCGCCTTCGCATCGGGCGACACCGCGCGCCTTCTGCAAGGGCGGCCGCGCACCTACCGAGGATCGGTCACAGTCGATTTCTGA
- a CDS encoding DUF2252 domain-containing protein encodes MAGKQNGNGDAEDTAGGDDHALSPGKPGSRHDAYAQLADRFASGAAIPLPTFLHGQARREHVRACILEDHATRIDARAQGTQEKFEELAGDLYKYFRGTALGFYRDMAGMDAARPKVLLLGDVHPGNFGVMPNADNVPIFSVNDFDEVAYGPYSWDLKRGAAGFILAAKCAGGLKRKQRRRVAKCFAKGYIAGMKHFADGADPNDDVFRMDNAPPIICDLFDDAMENRADWLADDHQNETRKGFSPSSSREPVTSRRDEFQGYLDELAERNGIEPGGRFGELRVKDVAHVYGKGCASLGLTRFHIMIEGPEKDGTDDIIVEFKLSRLSALDGLAPHGDLDTGARARRVAEGQRIHIPNGDVFYGAVEIDGESYMTRERAPFRDDIDQSDLDYDGWRDYAHACGRALALAHARSDDAGAIDYDIEPAILEDMAPHHLFIHDVACFAEEAVDRMKRDWKAYRKDYRRGAFTRRFERYG; translated from the coding sequence ATGGCTGGCAAGCAAAACGGCAACGGCGACGCCGAAGACACCGCGGGTGGCGACGATCACGCGCTCAGCCCCGGCAAGCCCGGATCGCGCCACGACGCCTATGCCCAGCTGGCGGATCGCTTCGCCAGCGGCGCGGCGATCCCATTGCCCACCTTCCTCCACGGCCAGGCCCGGCGCGAGCATGTGCGCGCCTGCATTCTGGAAGATCACGCCACCCGGATCGACGCGCGCGCACAGGGGACGCAGGAGAAGTTCGAGGAACTGGCGGGCGACCTCTACAAATATTTCCGCGGCACCGCGCTCGGCTTCTACCGCGACATGGCGGGCATGGATGCGGCGCGGCCCAAGGTGCTGCTGCTGGGCGATGTGCACCCAGGCAATTTCGGCGTCATGCCCAATGCCGACAACGTTCCGATATTCTCGGTCAACGATTTCGACGAGGTCGCCTACGGCCCTTATAGCTGGGATCTGAAGCGGGGGGCCGCAGGCTTCATCCTCGCCGCCAAATGCGCCGGCGGGCTGAAGCGCAAGCAGCGCCGCCGCGTCGCGAAATGCTTCGCCAAGGGCTATATCGCCGGGATGAAGCACTTCGCCGACGGGGCCGACCCCAACGACGATGTGTTCCGAATGGACAATGCGCCGCCCATAATCTGCGACCTGTTCGACGACGCGATGGAAAACCGGGCGGACTGGCTCGCCGACGATCACCAGAACGAGACCCGCAAGGGCTTCTCACCGAGCAGTTCGCGCGAGCCCGTCACCAGCCGGCGCGACGAATTCCAGGGCTATCTCGACGAGCTGGCGGAGCGCAACGGCATCGAGCCCGGTGGCCGCTTCGGCGAATTACGGGTGAAGGACGTCGCGCATGTCTACGGGAAAGGGTGCGCCTCGCTCGGCCTGACGCGGTTTCACATCATGATCGAGGGGCCGGAGAAGGACGGCACCGACGACATCATCGTGGAATTCAAGCTGTCGCGCCTGTCCGCGCTCGACGGGCTCGCCCCGCACGGCGATCTAGATACCGGTGCGCGGGCTCGCCGCGTGGCCGAGGGGCAGCGGATCCACATCCCCAATGGCGACGTGTTCTACGGCGCGGTGGAGATCGATGGCGAGAGCTACATGACCCGCGAACGCGCGCCGTTCCGCGACGATATCGACCAGAGCGATCTCGATTACGACGGCTGGCGCGACTACGCCCATGCCTGCGGCCGCGCCCTCGCGCTCGCCCACGCGCGCAGCGACGATGCGGGCGCGATCGATTACGACATCGAACCCGCGATCCTGGAGGACATGGCACCGCACCACCTGTTCATCCACGACGTCGCCTGCTTCGCGGAAGAAGCGGTCGACCGGATGAAGCGCGACTGGAAGGCCTATCGCAAGGATTACCGGCGCGGTGCCTTCACCCGCCGGTTCGAGCGCTATGGCTAG
- a CDS encoding aldehyde dehydrogenase family protein: MTQPYETLDRLFLAGEWTAGEGDEMTNLCPWDESTIFTVKGASEAQVDAACRAAAEAQAEWGATPPAARAEAMQKIAGILEARKDEVAQWIVREVGGTRLKAALELQLATAVAKSAAALPYMVEGSILPEDIPGKESRAYRQPAGVVALISPWNFPLQLTARTLFPALAVGNGVVVKPASDSIVTGGTIFAAICQEAGLPDGLVSVLPGGGSTVGEALVSHPIPAVVSFTGSTPVGRGVGKAALDSKRIKPVELELGGNSPIVVLDDADLNRAIEASVWGKFMHQGQICMIANRIVVEDAIYDRFVEGFVERVRQLPVGKREDPACFIGPIVNRDQFDKVTNLLAKAKEEGAKLALGSDADGLVLPPHVFTDVPEDSCLVTEEIFGPVAPIQRARDEEHALELANATGYGLSSAVFSADEGRALAFAKRVEAGMTHINDQTVNDSAFAPFGGVKNSGIGRFNGRWAIDAFTTTRWISVQHEPRPYPFSADDLG; encoded by the coding sequence ATGACCCAGCCCTACGAAACGCTCGACCGCCTGTTCCTCGCCGGTGAATGGACCGCTGGCGAAGGCGACGAAATGACCAATCTGTGCCCGTGGGACGAAAGCACCATCTTCACCGTGAAGGGCGCGAGCGAGGCGCAGGTCGACGCCGCCTGCCGCGCCGCCGCCGAGGCGCAGGCCGAATGGGGTGCCACTCCGCCCGCCGCGCGGGCCGAGGCGATGCAGAAGATCGCCGGCATTCTGGAGGCGCGCAAGGACGAAGTCGCCCAGTGGATCGTGCGCGAGGTCGGCGGCACCCGGCTGAAGGCCGCGCTGGAGCTGCAACTGGCGACCGCGGTGGCCAAGAGCGCGGCGGCCCTGCCCTACATGGTCGAAGGCTCGATCCTGCCCGAGGACATTCCGGGCAAGGAATCGCGCGCCTACCGCCAGCCGGCGGGCGTGGTTGCGCTGATTTCGCCCTGGAATTTTCCACTGCAGCTGACCGCGCGCACGCTGTTCCCCGCGCTCGCCGTGGGCAACGGTGTGGTCGTGAAGCCCGCGAGTGACTCGATCGTCACCGGCGGCACGATCTTCGCCGCGATCTGCCAGGAAGCGGGCCTGCCCGACGGCCTCGTCAGCGTCCTGCCCGGCGGCGGTTCCACCGTTGGCGAAGCGTTGGTAAGCCATCCGATCCCCGCGGTCGTCTCCTTCACCGGCTCCACCCCGGTCGGGCGCGGCGTGGGCAAGGCGGCGCTCGATTCCAAGCGGATCAAGCCGGTGGAGCTGGAGCTGGGCGGCAATTCGCCGATCGTCGTGCTGGACGATGCCGATCTCAACCGCGCGATAGAGGCGAGCGTGTGGGGCAAGTTCATGCACCAGGGCCAGATCTGCATGATCGCCAACCGGATAGTGGTGGAAGATGCGATCTACGACCGGTTCGTGGAAGGGTTCGTGGAGCGGGTGCGGCAACTGCCGGTGGGCAAGCGCGAGGACCCGGCCTGCTTCATCGGCCCGATCGTCAATCGCGACCAGTTCGACAAGGTCACCAACCTGCTTGCCAAGGCGAAGGAAGAGGGCGCTAAGCTCGCGCTGGGCAGCGATGCCGACGGGCTCGTCCTGCCGCCGCACGTCTTTACCGACGTGCCGGAGGACAGCTGCCTCGTCACCGAGGAAATCTTCGGCCCCGTCGCCCCGATCCAGCGAGCGCGGGACGAAGAGCACGCGCTCGAACTCGCCAATGCCACCGGTTACGGCCTGTCGAGCGCGGTCTTCAGTGCCGACGAAGGTCGCGCCTTGGCCTTTGCGAAGCGGGTCGAGGCGGGGATGACTCACATCAACGACCAGACGGTCAACGACAGCGCCTTCGCCCCGTTCGGCGGGGTCAAGAATTCGGGCATCGGGCGTTTCAACGGGCGCTGGGCGATCGACGCCTTCACCACCACGCGCTGGATTTCCGTCCAGCACGAGCCGCGCCCGTACCCCTTCAGCGCGGACGATCTGGGCTGA